The following proteins are encoded in a genomic region of Scylla paramamosain isolate STU-SP2022 chromosome 40, ASM3559412v1, whole genome shotgun sequence:
- the LOC135092732 gene encoding ribosome biogenesis protein NSA2 homolog: MPQNEHIELHRKRHGRRLDYEERKRKKEARAGHERSAKAQKLFGLKAKLYNKQRRNEKIQMKKTIKAHEEKMTRQKDREGVPEGAVPSYLLDREGQSRAKVLSNMIKQKRKEKAGKWDVPIPKVRAQSEAEVFRVIKSGKRKSKAWKRMVTKVTFVGDQFTRKPPKFERFIRPMALRFKKAHVTHPELKATFCLPIIGVKKNPSSTMYTSLGVITKGTVIEVNISELGLVTQSGKVVWGKYAQVTNNPENDGCINAVLLV, translated from the coding sequence ATGCCACAGAATGAACACATTGAGCTTCATCGGAAGCGTCATGGCCGCCGCCTTGACTATGAGGAAcgcaagagaaagaaggaggcaaGGGCTGGCCATGAACGATCGGCCAAGGCACAGAAGCTGTTCGGTTTGAAGGCCAAGCTTTACAATAAACAGAGGCGCAATGAGAAGATCCAGATGAAGAAGACCATCAAAGCCCATGAAGAGAAGATGACTcgacagaaagacagggaggGGGTGCCAGAGGGGGCCGTGCCGTCCTACCTGCTGGACCGTGAAGGACAGTCCCGTGCTAAGGTCCTCTCCAACATGATCAAGCAGAAGCGGAAGGAAAAGGCAGGCAAGTGGGATGTCCCAATCCCTAAGGTCAGGGCACAGTCTGAAGCTGAGGTATTTCGGGTTATCAAGTCTGGCAAGCGCAAATCCAAAGCGTGGAAGCGCATGGTCACCAAAGTTACCTTTGTTGGGGACCAGTTCACCCGCAAGCCACCCAAATTTGAGAGGTTCATCCGTCCCATGGCTCTACGTTTCAAAAAAGCACATGTGACTCATCCAGAGCTGAAGGCCACATTCTGCCTCCCTATTATTGGTGTCAAGAAGAACCCAAGCTCCACCATGTACACTTCCCTTGGCGTCATCACTAAGGGCACCGTCATCGAGGTGAACATTAGTGAACTGGGACTCGTGACACAGAGCGGCAAGGTGGTGTGGGGCAAGTATGCTCAGGTGACCAATAACCCAGAAAATGATGGGTGTATTAATGCTGTACTACTAGTGTGA